The Coriobacteriia bacterium genome segment AAGCGTTGGCGTAGGAGTTCGCGAACTCGATAGAGCCCGCCGCCTGCATGATCGCGACCGCCTCATCGAGCAGCGTCGTGTCGGTTGCGTGCGACGCCAGAATCTCAAGCAGCCGCCCGCGCTGGGCCGAGTGCTGCAGCGCGTGGACCGCGATGAGCGTGCGCTTGCCCTCGGTGATGTCGCTGCGGAAGTCCTTCTTGGTTGCCTCGCGCGTACCTACCAGATTGAGCATGTCGTCCTGAATCTGGAACGCGAGCCCGGTAGCCATGCCGAATCCGCGCAGCACCGCGATCTGCTCCTCGCTCCCACCCCCGATAATGGCGCCCACGGCGAGCGGAACCGCTCCGGAGTAGAACGCGGTCTTGTGGTTCGCCATGAGCAGGTAGTCATCCGTGGTCAGGTCGAATCGGCCGTCACGCGCCCATCCGATATCGAGTGCCTGACCTTCGATCGTCCGCGTGGTCATGTCGACGAGTTCCTTGAGCACGCGCAGCTTCGTGGCGTCGTCGAGGTCCGGATCGTCGACGACCGTCCCCGTGACCAGCGACAATGCGAGGTCGCCGGCGTTGATGGCCAGGCCCTCGCCCTCGGTGATGTGCATGCACGGCTCGCCCCTGCGGGTCTGCGAGGCATCCTCGATGTCGTCGTGGATGAGCGCAGCGGTGTGGAAGTGCTCAATCGCAGCGGCAGACGTCATCGCCTTGTCCGGGTCGCCGCCAACCGCCTCGCACGCAAGCAGGCAGATGAGCGGACGATGGCGCTTGCCGGCGTTCGCGCTGTACTCGGCAAGAGGGCCGTAGAGGTAGCGCTTCATGTCCGGATGGGTACCGTCGACGAAAAAGGTCGCGAGGTACTTCTCCATCTTCTTGGAGTTGCGCTGAAGGTAGATCTCGAAGCCGATCATGGGACTCCAGACGATGGCGCCTGCGAGGGTTTTGCTCTCGCGCCACGCGATACTTCCCACGCGCGCCGAGGTTCGCGCATAATCCTATCAGAGGTCGCTGCCAATACGGCCTCTGAGGGAGAGTTAGGCACGGGGAACGGGTACAGAAGTGATAACCGGCAGCCGCAGGATGCGGCGAAATTTCGAAGGGGTGGAGACATGAGCAGCAATGCAGCAGACGGAGCAGCCGCCGCGATGTTCGGGGCGTTCTTCTTCGTGTACGTGATCGTTGTCATAGCAGTGGCCGTCGCTGTCATCGGCGGCATGTGGAAGGTGTTCGTCAAGGCCGGGCAGCCCGGCTGGGCCGCCATCATCCCGATCTACAACGTTTATGTGTGGACGCAGATCGTCGGTCGTCCCGCATGGTGGGTCGCTCTTCCGTTCGCCTCGATCATCCCGGTCGTCGGGTGGATCATCGCCCTGGGCTCCGAGATCATCCTGATGAACGATCTCTCGAAGTCGTACGGTAAGGACACCGGCTTCACCATCGGCCTTGTGCTCCTGCCCGTCGTGTTCGTCCCGATGCTGGGCTTCGGATCCGCTTCCTACATCGGCCCGATGGCGTCAGGCTTCGGTCTGCCCGCCGGTGGCGCCGCTGGTGGCTACCAGCCGCCGGCAGGTGGCGGCTACGCGCCTCCGACCCCGCCCGCGCCTCCTGCGTACACGCCGCCCGCACCGCCTGCGGCGCCCGCATACACGCCTCCGGCAGCTCCCGCCTACACGCCGCCCGCGCCCCCGGCGCCTCCGGCAGCTCCCGTGGTCGAGGCTCCTGCCGCACCGCCCGCGCCTACCTACGAGCCTCCCGCGCCTCCGGCGCCCCCGGCCGAGTAGCGCACTCCCTACCGTACACACCGAACGCCGTCGCAGAGATGCGGCGGCGTTCGTGCGTTGTGTGATGGCGCGCAGGCGTCGGCCTCGCTCAGCCGTCCTCTCGGAAGCCCTTCTCCAGGAAGACGCCTTCGGCGGTGAAGCGCCTGCGATACGTGAGCAGCAACGCGACGACACTCCCCAGGGCCGTCGCCGCCGCGACCATCAGCATGACCACGATCTGGTAGCCGGTCGCAGTCACCGGATCGGCCCCGGCGAGAATCTGTCCCGACATCATCCCGGGAATCGAAACGAGCCCAACCGCCGCCATCGCGTTGATGGTGGGGATCAGGCCCGCACGCAAGGCAAGTCGAATCGCCGAGTGAGCCGCCTCCCACGGAGTCGCGCCGAGTGCCGTGAGCGCGAGAATCTCATCACTGCGAGCATCGAGATCCGCGAACAGGCGCTCGATCGACAGCGCGATGCCGGTCATCGAATTGCCGATGACCATACCGGCGAGCGGGATGACGTACTGGGGCAGGTACCACGGCTCGACCTGCAGGATCACGCCGGTGACCGTGAATGTGACGATGAACGTCGTCAGCGCCATCGAGAGAAACGCGCTGCCGAAGATTCCGGACGGCGCATCGGGACTTCGCTCTACAAGGATGCGCGCCGCCATGAGAACCATGACGAGCAGCAGCCCGATGACGAGCCAGGGCGACTCGATGCCGAACACCCAGCGCAGCACGAAGCCGAGTGCGAGCAGTTGGACGTAGGTGCGTACGGTCGCGATCGCGAGGTCCTTTGTGATGCCGAGCGAAAGTCGGACCGACACCACGCCCACGAACACCACGAACAGCGTCGCGAGAGCGAGTTGCCACGGACCGATCACCGTCACACCACCGACCGCGTCTGTCACGCGCCATCACCGGCCTCAAGCGACAGCGTGCCGCCTGACAGCCGCAGCCTGCGATTCGCGAGCCCGTCCGCGCGGTGGTGGCGCACCCGTACGACCGCACCGCCGCGCTCGACGAACGCGCGCGTGAGCGCTGTGACAGCCTCGGTCGATGCATCGTCGAGCGCGGCGTCGGGCTCGTCGAGCAGCAGCACCCGCGGGCTCGTCAGCGCCACGCGGGCGAGCGCGACGCGGGCGGCCTGGCCGACCGAGAGGCGTGAGGAGTCCCGATCGAGCGCGATGTCGGCCAGACCGACCGCGTCGAGCGCTTCGCGCAGGCCCGCGTTCGCGGGCCGCTCGCCCGCGTGGCGCGCACGCAGCGTCCACGGAAGCAGCAGGTTGCTTGCGACGTCGCCGTAGAGCAGAGCCGGAACCTGCGGCACGAGCGCAACCTGAAGCCGCCAGGCTGCGGGCGTCATCTGATCGGCGCGCACGCCATCGAGCGACAGCTCACCGGTGGCGCCGGGCAGCAGCCGTGCGAGCGCGCGAAGAAGCGTTGACTTACCGCACCCCGAGGGACCAACGACATCTACGAGTTCACCGGCCGCAACCGACAGTGACGCCCCATCGAGCACGCGCGCACGACCCGACTCCGTCGGCATCGACGCCACAAGTCCTCGTGCGTCGAACAAGGTGATCACCTGTCTGACAGCTACTTCTTCGGTGTGATGACGTACTCGATACGAACGGGCTTCTTCGGCAGCTGACTCACGGTGATGATGCCGTCAGCACTGTCGGACGATGCGGAGAGAATGGTCGCCTGCTGCTCAGGCGTGCCGACGTCCATGGCCTCGACCGTCCAGCCTGCCCGCTTCAACCCCTCGCCGACGCCGGCAAGCACGTCGGCGTACGGGTCGGTGGTCGTCAGCGTCGCCGAGTACGACTTCCCCTGCGGCGTCTTGGTCGTCTTGCCCGCGGCCACCTTGGCCCCCGGCCACATCGGCAGCGTGTCCGGGAAGCCCGGCTTCAGGGTCCCGTCGATCGGCGCACCGACGGCGGCCACCGTCGCCTCGACGGTCACCTGAGTCGGCTCCGGTGCCAGCTTCTCGTCGATGGACTGCTTCACAGAGCAACCTGACACCACGACCGCGCCTGCCAGCAGCGCTACCAACACCATCGACTTGAGGCGAAGCATGCAGTTCCTTTGTCCGAGTCCAACTGAATCACGGGTCCCCAAGGGGAATCCCTGCGGGCGCCGCCGGTCGGCAGCGCTCCGGTATCACGCATATGGCGGAAGCGTGTGCGAATCGAACACACCCGGGACGCTCTTCACGCCCCACGCTGGTTTTGAAGACCAGGGGCCCCACCAGGAACCATCCGCCTCCATCGGGGCATTCTCCCGACGCCTGCTGGTGGTGTCAAACGCGGCACGAGAAGCGGGCGAAACATGTGATGGGGATAAGAACATTCTCACGCTGCTCTCATGAAACGGTCACCTGCGGGGCCGATGCTTCAGTGAGGACACCACCCCCCTCACTATCGGAGGACGCGCCATGGCGCAGATCAACAGCTGGATGAAGTCGAACCGTTTGACTGCGGGCATCCTTGTGACCGTCGTCTCGGTCGTCGTTCTCGGCGCGGCCTTCCTCGGAATCGCGAAAGCCACCGACAAGCCGGCGTTCTGTGGGAGCGCCTGCCATGAGATGGGCCCGTACCACGAGGCGTGGGCCGAGGGTCCACACAGCGGCATCTCGTGCGTGGACTGTCACGTCGACGAAAGCCAGACCGCACGCCTCACCCACAAGTTCGAGGCGATGAAGGAAGTGTCGGCGCATCTGACTGGCGACACTCTGTTCCCGCGGTTGAATCCGGCGGAGGTTCCGGACACCAGGTGCCTGCGTTGCCACGAGACCATCGACCCCAAGATCGCCGGATTCGATCACGCGAAGCATTCGGCGGGCAAGCCGTGCGTCCAGTGCCACGCCACCGCCGGGCATGACGTCACGGTCACCGAGCTCGAGCAGGCCGGCATCCTCAACGCTGCGGCCGTTCAGAAGATGGCCTCCGCCGAGACGACCAAGGCCGTCGTCGACGGTGGCGCAGCGGACCTCGCGGGTCACAAGACAGTCACCTGCTCGCGGTGCCACACCATGTCCAAGACCGCGTGCTCGTCGTGTCACACCCCTGAGCACAAGCCCCGCGGCGAGTGCACCACCTGTCACACGACGGGCGAGCAGTTCGTGTTCGTCCACCCGACGAGTGGCGTCGAGTGCGCTGATTGCCACAAGCGCCCCATGGGTCACACCGAGGACACCGCCTGCACGAAGTGCCACCCCGCAGTCGGTCAGAAGTGGGCGTTCACCCACACGGCGGGCCGCAACTGCGCCGACTGTCACGATCGCCCCGCGAAGCACCGCGACGGCGCGTGCACCGGTTGCCACAAACACGCCGGTGTCGACTGGAAGTTCTCGCACCCGACCGCTGGCTCGACCTGCTCGTCGTGCCACACCAGGCCTGCGAGCCACAAGTCCGGCTCGTGCAACCAGTGCCATCGCAAGGCGGGTGTCAGCTGGGCGTTCTCGCACCCTGGCTCGGGATCCACGTGCACCTCGTGTCATAGCCGGCCCGGCGGTCACAAGAGCGGGCAGTGTTCGAGCTGCCACAAGCGGACCGGCGCGAACTGGGCGTACTCACACCCCGGCTCGGGCGCGAGCTGCTCGGGCTGCCACAAGCGTCCCGGCGGGCATAAGGCCGGGCAGTGCGTGAAGTGCCACAAGCGAGTCGGCCGCAGCTGGGCGTTCTCGCACCCGGGCTCCGGCTCGAGCTGCTCGGGCTGCCACAAGCGTCCGGGAGGTCACGAGAGCGGGCAGTGCGTGCAGTGTCATAAGCGAGTCGGCCGCAGCTGGGCGTTCTCGCACCCGGGCACGGGCTCGAGCTGTTCGAGCTGCCACAACCGCCCGAGCGGACACTCAAGCGGGCAGTGCTCCAGCTGCCACAAGAGCCCGGGTCGCAGCTGGGCGTTCTCGCATCCTCGCATCCCGGGTGGCGAGCACTCCTCGCGCAGCTTCGCGTGCAAGAACTGCCACCCGAGCGGCTATGGATCGCACTCGTGTCTGAAGTGCCACGACTCGAACAACCCGGACGACTAGCGACCAACTCGCCGGCAGGTGAGACAATGCCTACGGCGATCAGATGAAATCAGGCGATACATGAAGCGCACTCTGAACCTCGCAGTACTGGCCACCGTCGTTCTCGGCACGGCGACAGTGGCGTTCGGCGTGGCCGGAACACATCGGGGCCCCAGTGCGGCCGAGGTGCCGATAGTTGTCACCGATCGCCCTGTCGAGTCCGCAACGGCAACATCCACGATGGCAGCGACATCCGCGGCGACCGGCACGACCACCCCGCCCAAGACGGTCGCTGCGTCCACGCCCCGCAAGAAGAGCGCCGGTGGCTCGAGCGGCTCCGGCGCGCGCTCATCAGGCGGAGCGTCGGGTGGAGACTCAGGTGGGGCGACCACCAAGAAGCCGCACTCCTCGAAAGACGACGGGGATGATGATGACGATGATGATTTTGAGGTCGTGAAGCCACCGGTTCACGAGAGTGATGACTCCGATCACTCCTCCGATGATGGACACGACAGCGACAGCGACTCGGGCGGGAGCAACTAGGGTGCGAATACTCGTGGTTGAAGATGAGGACAGCATCGCTTCATTCGTCGTGAAGGGCCTGACGGCCGAGGGGCACGCGGTCTCCCGCGCCGCGACCGTCGCCGAGGCGATCACGCTCGGCACGACGTATGAGTTCGACCTGATCCTGCTGGACCTGATCCTTCCGGACGGTCGGGGCGAAGAGGTCCTCAAGGCCCTCCGGGTATCGAGTCCGAACGTGCCGGTGATCGTCGTCAGCGCGCTCGGCGACGTCGATGACAAGGTCGACCTGCTCGACGCCGGAGCCGATGACTACCTGGTGAAGCCCTTCGCATTCGCCGAACTCGCTGCACGCGTACGCGCTGCCGCCCGTCAGGGGGTCGCGACCGGTCGCGTGCTCGAAGTCGGCGACATCGTGCTCGACACGAAGACGAGAGTCGTCACGCGCGGCGAGGATATTCGCGCGGATCTACCAAGCCGCGAGTTCGCGCTTCTGGAGTACCTCATGCGCCACGAGGACCAGATACTCTCGCGCCAGCAACTGCTCGATGCCGTGTGGGGTATCTCGTTCGACGCC includes the following:
- a CDS encoding polyprenyl synthetase family protein, encoding MIGFEIYLQRNSKKMEKYLATFFVDGTHPDMKRYLYGPLAEYSANAGKRHRPLICLLACEAVGGDPDKAMTSAAAIEHFHTAALIHDDIEDASQTRRGEPCMHITEGEGLAINAGDLALSLVTGTVVDDPDLDDATKLRVLKELVDMTTRTIEGQALDIGWARDGRFDLTTDDYLLMANHKTAFYSGAVPLAVGAIIGGGSEEQIAVLRGFGMATGLAFQIQDDMLNLVGTREATKKDFRSDITEGKRTLIAVHALQHSAQRGRLLEILASHATDTTLLDEAVAIMQAAGSIEFANSYANALVLDAKAALEDGLPRTKARDMLGAMADFFVKRNT
- the fetB gene encoding iron export ABC transporter permease subunit FetB; translated protein: MTDAVGGVTVIGPWQLALATLFVVFVGVVSVRLSLGITKDLAIATVRTYVQLLALGFVLRWVFGIESPWLVIGLLLVMVLMAARILVERSPDAPSGIFGSAFLSMALTTFIVTFTVTGVILQVEPWYLPQYVIPLAGMVIGNSMTGIALSIERLFADLDARSDEILALTALGATPWEAAHSAIRLALRAGLIPTINAMAAVGLVSIPGMMSGQILAGADPVTATGYQIVVMLMVAAATALGSVVALLLTYRRRFTAEGVFLEKGFREDG
- a CDS encoding response regulator transcription factor, with product MRILVVEDEDSIASFVVKGLTAEGHAVSRAATVAEAITLGTTYEFDLILLDLILPDGRGEEVLKALRVSSPNVPVIVVSALGDVDDKVDLLDAGADDYLVKPFAFAELAARVRAAARQGVATGRVLEVGDIVLDTKTRVVTRGEDIRADLPSREFALLEYLMRHEDQILSRQQLLDAVWGISFDASSNVVDVYVSYLRRKLDRDGNPSVIETVRGAGYRVRA
- a CDS encoding ATP-binding cassette domain-containing protein codes for the protein MFDARGLVASMPTESGRARVLDGASLSVAAGELVDVVGPSGCGKSTLLRALARLLPGATGELSLDGVRADQMTPAAWRLQVALVPQVPALLYGDVASNLLLPWTLRARHAGERPANAGLREALDAVGLADIALDRDSSRLSVGQAARVALARVALTSPRVLLLDEPDAALDDASTEAVTALTRAFVERGGAVVRVRHHRADGLANRRLRLSGGTLSLEAGDGA